Part of the Terriglobales bacterium genome, GTTCAAACGCTTGAGATCAGCAAGGCTGATGATGCCATCACCGTTTATATTGCGGGAGACTCTACCGTGACCGATCAAGCGAAGGAGCCCTGGGCCGCCTGGGGACAAATGCTGCCCCGGTTCTTTAAGCAGGGTGTCGCCATCGCCAATCACGCTGAATCAGGAGAGTCTCTGAAGAGCTTCATGGGAGAGCACCGTCTGGAGAAGGTTCTGGAGACGATCAAAGCCGGCGATTATCTGTTCATCCAATTTGCGCATAATGACCAGAAGCCGGGCTCTTCTCATGTAGATCCATTCACCACTTATAGAGATACTCTCAAGCTCTACATTGATGAAGCACGAAAGCGCAAGGCCATTCCAGTGCTGGTGACTTCAATGCACCGCCGAAACTTCGACGCAGACGGAAAGATAGTAAACACGCTCGGAGACTATCCCGAGGCCATGCGCTTGTTAGCCAAAGATGAAAACGTGCCGCTGATAGACCTGAATGCCATGAGCAAAACATTGTTCGAAGCCATGGGACCGGACGGAACATTGAAGGCTTTTGTGCACTATCCTGCGGGAACTTTTCCGGGGCAGGAGGCCGAACTTAAAGACAATACCCATTTCAATGCTTACGGAGCCTATGAGCTGGCCAAATGCGTGGTCGAGGGCATCAAAGAGAACAAGCTTGGTCTTACAAAATACCTAGTTGATGACCTGCGGCCTTTTGATCCCCGCCATCCCGACGCGCTTCCGGACTGGAGTTTGCCGACAAGTCCGATGAGTACGGAGGCAAAGCCAGAAGGCAATTGAAGAAATAAATGACCTGCATGATGAATTGGAATAAGAAGCTTTCTTGGGCACTAATAATAACGATAACGGTGCTCGTCTCCGCGGCTTACGCGGATGTCACGCTGCCCGATATCTTGAGTGATGGAATGGTGCTCCAGCGCGACCAGCGTGTACCAGTTTGGGGCAAGGCCGATCCGGATGAGGCCATTACCGTTAGCTTCGCGGGCCAGGTCAAGAAAACCAAAGCCGACCAAGAAGGCAAATGGCGCGTTGACCTTGATCCCATGCCTGCCAATGCAGCCTCCGCCACCATAACAATCACCGGACACAACGTGATCGAATTGAAAAATGTTCTTGTGGGCGAGGTCTGGCTTTGTTCAGGCCAGTCGAACATGCAGCGCACCTTGCCCGAGACCAATGACGGCGACGCCGCGA contains:
- a CDS encoding rhamnogalacturonan acetylesterase, whose protein sequence is MQTRRLSVVAVVAIAMALFQGIAPRTALAQPSKTNFKFSFGQGKAERDYLQVLPTAAYVKDRGYGFIGALPVPAKEPGKAKTPPGSLCTDGKPFLFTVDVPEGNYSVSVTLGDKSSESTTTLKMEARRLVLEKVHTASGKFETRKFTINVRRSQLNSGEMVRLKRDEQSNLDWDDQLTFEFNNTHPCVQTLEISKADDAITVYIAGDSTVTDQAKEPWAAWGQMLPRFFKQGVAIANHAESGESLKSFMGEHRLEKVLETIKAGDYLFIQFAHNDQKPGSSHVDPFTTYRDTLKLYIDEARKRKAIPVLVTSMHRRNFDADGKIVNTLGDYPEAMRLLAKDENVPLIDLNAMSKTLFEAMGPDGTLKAFVHYPAGTFPGQEAELKDNTHFNAYGAYELAKCVVEGIKENKLGLTKYLVDDLRPFDPRHPDALPDWSLPTSPMSTEAKPEGN